A part of Citrifermentans bremense genomic DNA contains:
- a CDS encoding YbaK/EbsC family protein produces the protein MDSNLSASAKRVQDALHGFGLDCKVKELAESTRTAVDAANAVGCDVGQIVKSLVFRGKASGKAIFVVASGANQVNEKSLASLVGEKIGKADADFVREQTGFAIGGVSPVGHPAPLHTYVDEDLLGYDELWAAAGTPHALFSLTPEQLCLITSGEVVNIKKVAAP, from the coding sequence ATGGATTCCAATTTGAGCGCAAGCGCCAAAAGGGTGCAGGACGCGCTGCATGGCTTCGGCCTGGATTGCAAGGTGAAGGAACTGGCGGAAAGCACGCGGACCGCAGTCGATGCGGCCAACGCGGTCGGGTGCGACGTGGGGCAGATCGTCAAGTCGCTGGTGTTCAGGGGCAAGGCGAGCGGCAAAGCGATTTTCGTGGTCGCAAGCGGCGCCAACCAGGTTAACGAAAAGAGCCTCGCCTCCCTCGTGGGCGAAAAGATTGGGAAGGCCGACGCCGACTTCGTCCGGGAGCAGACCGGGTTCGCCATCGGCGGCGTATCTCCGGTTGGGCACCCGGCCCCCCTGCACACCTACGTGGATGAAGATCTCCTTGGCTACGACGAGTTGTGGGCTGCGGCGGGGACGCCTCACGCGCTCTTCTCGTTGACCCCGGAGCAGCTCTGCCTGATCACTTCCGGGGAAGTGGTGAATATCAAGAAAGTCGCGGCGCCGTAG